The Pedococcus dokdonensis region TGCGCGGAGCCTACTTCCGGCGCAACGCCGTGTCCGCCGGTTCGGCTCAGCCTGTCGGGGTGGTCGCCTCCGCCTTGGGCTCCGGCTTCGCGTCGACGCCGGCCTCCTTGCGCTGCTCGCTGGTGATCGGCGCCGGCGCCGCGGTCAGCGGGTCGTAGCCGCCGCCGGACTTGGGGAAGGCGATGACGTCGCGGATCGACTCGGTGCCGGCGAGCAGCGACACGATCCGGTCCCACCCGAAGGCGATGCCGCCGTGCGGCGGCGCGCCGAACTGGAAGGCGTCGAGCAGGAAGCCGAACTTCTCCTGCGCTTCCTCCTCCGACAGCCCCATCACCCTGAAGACCCGCTCCTGCACGTCGCGGCGGTGGATACGGATCGACCCACCACCGATCTCGTTGCCGTTGCAGACCATGTCGTAGGCGTAGGCGAGCGCCGGACCGGGGTCGGTGTCGAAGGTGTCGAGGAACTCGGTCTTGGGCGAGGTGAACGCGTGGTGCACCGCCGTCCACGCGCCGGCACCGACGGCGACGTCACCGGCCGCGACCGCCTCGGAGGCAGGCTCGAACAGCGGGGCGTCGAGCACCCAGAGGAAGGACCACGCGTCCTCGTCGATGAGCTCGCAGCGTCGGCCGATCTCCAGCCGGGCGGCGCCGAGCAGCGCTCGCGACGACTTGGTCGCGCCGGCCCCGAAGAACACGCAGTCACCCGGCTGGGCGCCCACGTGCGCAGCGAGGCCGTCGCGCTCCGCGTCGGTGAGGTTCTTGGCGACCGGGCCACCGAGCGTGCCGTCCTCCTGGACGAGCACGTAGGCGAGCCCCTTGGCCCCCCGGCTCTTGGCCCAGTCCTGCCAGGCGTCGAGCTGCTTGCGCGGCTGCGAGGCACCGCCGGGCATGACGACTGCGCCGACGTACTCGGCCTGGAACACCCGGAACGGGGTGTCCTTGAAGTAGTCGGTGCACTCGACCAGCTCGTTGCCGAACCGCAGGTCGGGCTTGTCGGAGCCGAACCGGCGCATCGCGTCGGCGTAGGTCATCTGGAGGAACGGCGTCTCGAGCTCGACCCCGATCAGCTTCCAGACCTCGCGCACGATCTCCTCGCCGAGCTCGAGCACGTCGGCCTGCTCGACGAAGGACATCTCGATGTCGAGCTGGGTGAACTCGGGCTGGCGGTCGGCGCGGAAGTCCTCGTCGCGGTAGCAGCGGGCGATCTGGTAGTAGCGCTCCATGCCGGCGACCATGAGCAGCTGCTTGAACAGCTGGGGGCTCTGCGGCAGGGCGTACCAGGACCCCGGCGCGAGTCGCGCGGGCACCAGGAAGTCACGGGCGCCCTCGGGGGTCGACCGGGTCAGCGTCGGGGTCTCGATCTCGACGAAGTCGCGGGCGCCCAGCACGGAGCGGGCGGCGGCGTTGACCTTGGACCGCAGCCGGATGGCGGCTCCGGCCGACGAGGCTCCGGGACGGCGCAGGTCGAGGTAGCGGTGCTTGAGGCGCGCCTCCTCGCCGACGGTGACGCGCTCGTCGATCTGGAACGGCAGCGGCGCCGAGGCGTTGAGCACCTCGATCGAGCTGGCGACCACCTCGACCTCGCCGGTGGGCAGGTCGGGGTTGACGTTGTTGTCGGTGCGCGCGACCACCTCACCGGTGGCCCGGATGCAGTACTCGTTGCGCAGGTCGTGGGCGGCACCCGTCAGCACCTCGTCGCGGGCGACGACCTGGACGATGCCGCTGGCGTCGCGCAGGTCCAGGAAGGCCACTCCGCCGTGATCGCGCCGACGAGCGACCCAGCCCGTGAGCGTGACGGTCTTGCCGGCGTGGTCGGCACGCAGGGTGCCGGCCTCATGGGTGCGGAGCACGGGAGATCCTTCGATTCAGGCGGGGGGTGAACCCGGCCATCCTACGGACCGGCCCACACCGCCTACGAATCGGTTGTCTGCGGGCGGAGGGCGGTCAGTCCACGTCGCCATCGACGTACACCCAGTGACCCGCCCGCTTCACGAAGCGGCTCCGCTCGTGCAGCACCCCGCCGTCGTGGGCGGCTTCGAACTCCACCTCACCGACGGAGTCGGAGTCACGGCCGTCCGCGGTCTCCAGCACGGTGAGACGCCGCCACGCCGGACCGGTCGAGGCGTCGAGCTCGTGGGGCCTGGTCCGGGGGTGCCACGTGCGCAGGAGGTATGCCGTGTCGTGCACGACGTAGGCGGAGTAGCGGCTGCGCATCAGCCGCACCGCGGACTCGGCTTCCTTCGTGCCGTCGTGCAGCGGCTGGCAGCAGTCGGCGTAGGACAGCCCGGAGCCGCACGGGCACTGCGACACCGAGCCGGTCCGGGGGGTCGCCGCCCCGAACGCACTCATCCCGTCCTCGCGGGCAGGAAGCAGAACTCGTTGCCGGAGGGGTCGACCAGCGACGTCCAGGGCAGGTCACCCCAGTCGTGGTCGATCCGGACGGCGCCGCGGGCCTCGACGCGGGTGAGCACGTCGCCCAGGTCATCGTCGGGCTCGAGCCGCAGGTCGAGGTGCAGCTGGTTCTTGACGGTCTTCGGCGTGCGGGCCACTGCGGGGCCTCGCTCCGGGCTGCCGAACTCGAGCACGAGCCCGCGGCCTGAAGGGTGGCGGAGCGAGTGCGGAGAGCTCCCGGCGAAGGGCTGCCAGCCGGTCAGCTCCGCCCAGAAGGTCGCGTCGCGCACGGGGTCGTCACACTCCACGGTGACGGCGGCAACCGGGCCGCTGTCGCGGTGCAAGTCGTCGTCGTCCGGCAGCACGCAGAACGGGTGGCCCTCGGGATCGGCCAGCACCACCCAGGGAACGTCGCCCTGCCCGATGTCGAGGCGGGTGGCCCCGAGGTCCAGCAGCCGCTGGACGGTCCCGACCTGGTCGTCTCCGGCGGCCAGGTCGAGGTGGAGCCGCGGCGACGGGACGAGCGGGTCGGTCACCTGCTGGAAGCAGAGGTCGAGGGCCGGACCACCCGGCACGCTCAGCCGGGTCTCGACGTTGTCAGTCTCGTCGGTGAGGTTGTCGGTGCCCAGCGCCTGCTCCCAGAAGTGCCCGCGCACCTGCGGCTGGTGGGCGTCGAAGACCAGGTTCTCCAGGAACATGGACCGACCCTACGTCGCGC contains the following coding sequences:
- the aspS gene encoding aspartate--tRNA ligase, with translation MLRTHEAGTLRADHAGKTVTLTGWVARRRDHGGVAFLDLRDASGIVQVVARDEVLTGAAHDLRNEYCIRATGEVVARTDNNVNPDLPTGEVEVVASSIEVLNASAPLPFQIDERVTVGEEARLKHRYLDLRRPGASSAGAAIRLRSKVNAAARSVLGARDFVEIETPTLTRSTPEGARDFLVPARLAPGSWYALPQSPQLFKQLLMVAGMERYYQIARCYRDEDFRADRQPEFTQLDIEMSFVEQADVLELGEEIVREVWKLIGVELETPFLQMTYADAMRRFGSDKPDLRFGNELVECTDYFKDTPFRVFQAEYVGAVVMPGGASQPRKQLDAWQDWAKSRGAKGLAYVLVQEDGTLGGPVAKNLTDAERDGLAAHVGAQPGDCVFFGAGATKSSRALLGAARLEIGRRCELIDEDAWSFLWVLDAPLFEPASEAVAAGDVAVGAGAWTAVHHAFTSPKTEFLDTFDTDPGPALAYAYDMVCNGNEIGGGSIRIHRRDVQERVFRVMGLSEEEAQEKFGFLLDAFQFGAPPHGGIAFGWDRIVSLLAGTESIRDVIAFPKSGGGYDPLTAAPAPITSEQRKEAGVDAKPEPKAEATTPTG
- a CDS encoding YchJ family protein, translating into MSAFGAATPRTGSVSQCPCGSGLSYADCCQPLHDGTKEAESAVRLMRSRYSAYVVHDTAYLLRTWHPRTRPHELDASTGPAWRRLTVLETADGRDSDSVGEVEFEAAHDGGVLHERSRFVKRAGHWVYVDGDVD
- a CDS encoding VOC family protein, whose product is MFLENLVFDAHQPQVRGHFWEQALGTDNLTDETDNVETRLSVPGGPALDLCFQQVTDPLVPSPRLHLDLAAGDDQVGTVQRLLDLGATRLDIGQGDVPWVVLADPEGHPFCVLPDDDDLHRDSGPVAAVTVECDDPVRDATFWAELTGWQPFAGSSPHSLRHPSGRGLVLEFGSPERGPAVARTPKTVKNQLHLDLRLEPDDDLGDVLTRVEARGAVRIDHDWGDLPWTSLVDPSGNEFCFLPARTG